A window of the Pontiella agarivorans genome harbors these coding sequences:
- a CDS encoding NPCBM/NEW2 domain-containing protein, translated as MELSERQREVRLVVTTAGDGNTGDFANWVNAGFSK; from the coding sequence GTGGAACTGTCCGAACGCCAACGTGAGGTCCGCCTGGTCGTCACCACCGCCGGAGATGGCAATACAGGTGATTTTGCAAATTGGGTAAACGCCGGATTCAGCAAATGA